The following coding sequences lie in one Mustelus asterias chromosome 6, sMusAst1.hap1.1, whole genome shotgun sequence genomic window:
- the LOC144494693 gene encoding olfactory receptor 11H6-like, whose protein sequence is MAESDQRRSPVAGFTLVGFSGHQDLETYLWHLFLIVYMLIVLGNVSIVYMLTTDKRLHAPMYFLVANLAAMDVVLTSSVIPGMLVRLILDIKFILWSNCFIQMYLFHSMSAAKILLLAVMAYDHSVAICTPRHYLSLTRDAYFIKLAGTRTVCACLQQELDNIQDK, encoded by the exons ATGGCCGAGTCAGATCAGAGACGGTCCCCAGTCGCAGGATTCACTCTTGTTGGATTTTCAGGACATCAAGACTTAGAGACATACCTTTGGCAcctgtttttgattgtatataTGTTAATAGTTCTTGGAAATGTTTCCATTGTGTACATGCTTACGACAGACAAACGCTTGCATGCACCCATGTACTTCCTTGTGGCTAATCTGGCAGCAATGGATGTGGTGTTGACAAGTTCAGTCATCCCCGGAATGTTGGTGAGGTTAATATTAGACATCAAATTTATTCTGTGGAGTAACTGCTTTATCCAAATGTACCTGTTCCACAGTATGTCAGCGGCAAAGATATTGCTACTCGCTGTGATGGCTTATGATCATTCAGTTGCAATATGCACCCCCCGACATTATCTGTCCCTCACAAGAGATGCTTATTTTATCAAACTGGCTG gtacCAGAACTGTCTGTGCCTGCCtgcagcaagagctggacaacattcaggataAGTGA